The Candidatus Binatia bacterium genome includes a region encoding these proteins:
- a CDS encoding NAD(P)/FAD-dependent oxidoreductase, which produces MQSDASNAPPREGNAASRLPHVVIVGAGFGGLRAAQRLGRADVRVTVLDRRNHHLFQPLLYQVASAGLNPSDIAVPIRRILRRQRNTTVLLAEVQGIDLERKRVLLSEGEVAYDYLILAPGATDNYFGHDEWAEHAPSLKSLDEALQIRDRVLMAFEAAEREDDPQRRADWLTFVVIGAGPTGVELAGALTEIARHTLARDFRRFDPRQARVLLLEGGPRVLPTYSERSSASAQRQLESIGVEVRTSTMVTGIEPEGVRVGDELIRARTVLWAAGVKASPLLESLGVPLERGGRVRVERDLSLPGHPEVFVVGDAVAFEQDGALVPGVAPAAMQQGDHAARNVLRLVARQPTAPFRYVDKGSLATIGRAKAVAEIGRVRLSGLVAWLAWLGIHIFFLIGFRNRLLVLFEWAWAYVTYQRGARLITERVYEHWQALWAPDEKPPAKEPAADEAAARAPLGSRA; this is translated from the coding sequence GTGCAGTCCGACGCCAGCAACGCTCCGCCGCGCGAGGGCAACGCCGCTTCCCGCTTGCCGCACGTCGTGATCGTCGGCGCGGGCTTCGGCGGCCTGCGCGCGGCGCAGCGTCTCGGGCGCGCAGACGTGCGCGTCACCGTGCTCGACCGCCGCAACCACCACCTGTTCCAGCCGCTGCTCTACCAGGTGGCGAGCGCCGGGCTGAACCCGAGCGACATCGCCGTGCCGATCCGGCGGATCCTGCGTCGCCAGCGCAACACCACGGTGCTGCTCGCCGAGGTGCAGGGGATCGATCTCGAGAGAAAGCGCGTGCTGCTCTCCGAGGGCGAGGTCGCGTACGACTACCTGATCCTCGCGCCCGGGGCGACGGACAACTACTTCGGCCACGACGAGTGGGCGGAGCACGCGCCGAGCCTCAAGTCGCTCGACGAGGCGCTGCAGATCCGCGACCGCGTGCTGATGGCCTTCGAGGCCGCCGAGCGCGAGGACGACCCGCAGCGGCGCGCGGACTGGCTGACGTTCGTCGTCATCGGCGCGGGCCCGACGGGGGTCGAGCTCGCGGGCGCGCTCACCGAGATCGCGCGCCACACGCTGGCGCGCGACTTCCGGCGCTTCGATCCGCGTCAGGCGCGCGTGCTGCTGCTCGAGGGCGGGCCGCGCGTCCTGCCGACCTACAGCGAGCGCAGCTCGGCGAGCGCGCAGCGTCAGCTCGAGTCGATCGGCGTCGAGGTGCGCACCTCGACCATGGTGACCGGCATCGAGCCCGAGGGCGTGCGCGTCGGCGACGAGCTGATCCGCGCGCGCACCGTGCTCTGGGCCGCGGGCGTCAAGGCGTCGCCGCTGCTCGAGTCGCTCGGCGTGCCGCTCGAGCGCGGCGGGCGCGTGCGCGTCGAGCGCGACCTCTCGCTGCCTGGCCATCCGGAGGTCTTCGTCGTCGGCGACGCGGTCGCGTTCGAGCAGGACGGCGCGCTCGTGCCGGGCGTCGCGCCGGCTGCGATGCAGCAGGGCGACCACGCGGCGCGCAACGTTCTGCGGCTCGTCGCCCGTCAGCCGACGGCGCCGTTCCGCTACGTCGACAAGGGATCGCTCGCGACCATCGGCCGCGCCAAGGCGGTCGCCGAGATCGGCCGCGTGCGCCTCTCGGGGCTCGTCGCCTGGCTCGCCTGGCTCGGGATCCACATTTTCTTCTTGATCGGCTTCCGCAATCGCCTGCTGGTGCTCTTCGAGTGGGCGTGGGCGTACGTCACCTACCAGCGCGGCGCGCGGCTGATCACCGAGCGCGTGTACGAGCACTGGCAGGCGCTGTGGGCGCCGGACGAGAAGCCTCCGGCGAAGGAGCCGGCCGCGGACGAAGCCGCGGCGCGCGCGCCGCTCGGCAGCCGCGCCTGA
- a CDS encoding DNA topoisomerase IV subunit B, translating into MASNYTAKDITVLEGLEPVRKRPGMYIGSVESAGLHHLLWEIVDNSVDEAMNGHCDRIAVTLHEDGETVTVEDNGRGIPVDMHAKYRKPALELILTTLHAGGKFESKNYYHSGGLHGVGASVVTALSDRMVVRVKRDGAEWEQTFSRGVATSKLKKLRPARGTGTTIEFHPDAQIFPSIKLDPDLIAERLEAKAYLHKGLTVVFEDRLRKQSHTWHYEDGIRAYLEKLLAASGRKRVPAEIFHASRDGDGLHIECALAWTEDTNESFSSFVNSIPTSAGGTHENGLKSGMVKAVRNYLEIHNQIPRGLQIAAEDVREGVVGLLSCFIPNPQFQGQTKERLNNPELTPAVDGFVRSALENWLNGNRSSADAIASRVVLAARARTASRAAAKEVTRKTAVSHRLNLPGKLADCTSTDPEESELFLVEGDSAGGSAKQGRDRHFQAILPLRGKVLNTEQASMSKVLSNNELSDIVKALGCGIGKDFDVSKLRYHKICLLMDADSDGNHIATLLMTFFYRHLPELIRGGYLYLAVPPLYRIDIGKETYWARDDVEKDEIIAKHKGRATPQVQRFKGLGEMNPATLKETTLDPKKRTLLRVTIDDAAATDQMIQTLMGRDVAPRFQLIMERAVGVGAQDLDV; encoded by the coding sequence GTGGCGTCGAACTACACGGCCAAGGACATCACCGTACTCGAGGGCCTGGAGCCGGTCCGGAAGCGTCCCGGCATGTACATCGGCTCGGTCGAGTCGGCCGGCCTGCACCACCTGCTGTGGGAGATCGTCGACAACTCGGTCGACGAGGCGATGAACGGCCACTGCGACCGGATCGCCGTCACGCTGCACGAGGACGGCGAGACCGTCACCGTCGAGGACAACGGGCGCGGCATCCCGGTCGACATGCACGCGAAGTACCGCAAGCCGGCGCTCGAGCTGATCCTCACGACGCTGCACGCGGGCGGCAAGTTCGAGTCGAAGAACTACTACCACTCGGGCGGTCTGCACGGCGTCGGCGCGTCGGTGGTGACGGCGCTGTCGGACCGCATGGTGGTGCGCGTCAAGCGCGACGGCGCCGAGTGGGAGCAGACCTTCTCGCGCGGCGTCGCGACGAGCAAGCTCAAGAAGCTGCGTCCGGCGCGCGGCACCGGCACGACGATCGAGTTCCACCCCGACGCGCAGATCTTCCCGTCGATCAAGCTCGACCCGGATCTGATCGCCGAGCGCCTCGAGGCGAAGGCCTACCTGCACAAGGGCCTGACCGTCGTCTTCGAGGACCGGCTGCGGAAGCAGTCGCACACCTGGCACTACGAGGACGGCATCCGCGCTTACCTCGAGAAGCTGCTCGCCGCGAGCGGCCGCAAGCGCGTGCCCGCGGAGATCTTCCACGCCTCGCGCGACGGCGACGGCTTGCACATCGAGTGCGCGCTCGCCTGGACCGAGGACACGAACGAGAGCTTCTCGTCGTTCGTCAACAGCATCCCGACGAGCGCCGGCGGCACGCACGAGAACGGCCTCAAGAGCGGCATGGTCAAGGCCGTCCGCAACTACCTCGAGATCCACAACCAGATCCCGCGCGGGCTGCAGATCGCCGCCGAGGACGTGCGCGAGGGCGTGGTCGGGCTGCTGTCGTGCTTCATCCCGAACCCGCAGTTCCAGGGTCAGACCAAGGAGCGGCTCAACAACCCCGAGCTCACGCCCGCCGTCGACGGCTTCGTGCGCAGCGCGCTCGAGAACTGGCTGAACGGCAACCGCTCGTCGGCGGACGCGATCGCCTCGCGCGTCGTGCTCGCGGCGCGCGCGCGCACGGCGTCGCGCGCGGCGGCCAAGGAGGTCACGCGCAAGACCGCCGTCTCGCACCGCCTCAACCTGCCCGGCAAGCTCGCCGACTGCACGTCGACCGATCCCGAGGAGTCCGAGCTGTTCCTGGTCGAGGGCGACTCCGCCGGTGGCTCGGCGAAGCAGGGTCGCGACCGTCACTTCCAGGCGATCCTGCCGTTGCGCGGCAAGGTGCTGAACACCGAGCAGGCGTCGATGAGCAAGGTGCTGTCGAACAACGAGCTTTCCGACATCGTCAAGGCGCTCGGCTGCGGCATCGGCAAGGACTTCGACGTCTCGAAGCTGCGCTACCACAAGATCTGCCTGCTGATGGACGCCGACTCCGACGGCAACCACATCGCGACCCTGCTGATGACGTTCTTCTACCGTCACCTGCCGGAGCTGATCCGCGGCGGCTACCTCTACCTCGCGGTGCCGCCGCTCTACCGCATCGACATCGGCAAGGAGACCTACTGGGCGCGCGACGACGTCGAGAAGGACGAGATCATCGCCAAGCACAAAGGTCGCGCGACGCCGCAGGTGCAGCGCTTCAAGGGTCTGGGCGAGATGAACCCGGCGACGCTCAAGGAGACGACGCTCGACCCGAAGAAGCGCACGCTGCTGCGCGTCACCATCGACGACGCCGCCGCCACCGACCAGATGATCCAGACGCTGATGGGTCGCGACGTGGCGCCGCGCTTCCAGCTCATCATGGAGCGCGCGGTCGGCGTCGGCGCGCAGGACCTCGACGTCTGA